A window from Eretmochelys imbricata isolate rEreImb1 chromosome 23, rEreImb1.hap1, whole genome shotgun sequence encodes these proteins:
- the APEX2 gene encoding DNA-(apurinic or apyrimidinic site) endonuclease 2, with translation MRLLSWNVAGLRAGPGPAGLGALGGDVICLQETRVTRDLLEEPLAMVDGYNSYFSFCRTRSGYSGVATFCKDSATPLAAEEGLSGLLAQPGEGGAVGCYGDLGAFTPEELKALDSEGRAVITHHRIRTSAQQETTLTVINVYCPRADPQRPERAAYQASFYRLLQGRAEALLRDGGHVVILGDINTSHRPIDHCEPGDLEAFQEHPGRRWLDGFLWVPDGPPGQGLFVDTFRLLHPSQPYAFTCWRIDTGARLTNYGTRLDYVLADRALALAELRDARVLPEVPGSDHCPVLAELAATFLPARRCPPLCTRHMPEFAGTQQKLSRFLVRVERGAGATCQAAGAGRGSSTQRGRRPPRGQGDLLSYFRASQGQRGQELAQDAPGHRTQEMAHDAPGQGGQREPCNGLVPRELMMGQAAGTQDSCTARWRAVLPGPAPPPCCPAHGQPCALRTVRKPGPNRGRRFYVCAQPPGRPSDPRARCDFFRWASKGR, from the exons ATGCGGCTGCTGAGCTGGAACGTGGCCGGGctccgggccgggccgggccccgcGGGGCTCGGGGCGCTGGGCGGGGACGTGATCTGCCTGCAGGAGACCCGCGTCACGC GGGACCTGCTGGAGGAGCCACTGGCCATGGTGGATGGCTACAACTCCTACTTCAGCTTCTGCCGCACCCGGAGCGGCTACTCag GTGTGGCGACCTTCTGTAAGGACAGTGCCACCCCGCTGGCAGCGGAGGAGGGGCTCTCTGGGCTCCTGGCCCAGCCTGGGGAGGGCGGTGCCGTGGGGTGTTACGGAGACCTAGGGGCCTTCACACCCGAAGAGCTGAAGGCGCTGGACAGCGAGGGGCGCGCGGTGATCACCCACCACCGCATACG CACCTCAGCACAGCAGGAGACCACGCTGACGGTGATCAACGTGTACTGCCCCCGGGCCGACCCCCAGCGCCCCGAGCGCGCCGCCTACCAGGCATCCTTCTACCGCCTGCTGCAGGGCCGGGCCGAGGCATTGCTGAGAGATGGGGG CCACGTTGTGATCTTGGGGGACATTAACACATCGCATCGGCCCATCGACCACTGCGAGCCCGGGGACCTG gaAGCATTCCAGGAGCACCCAGGCCGGCGCTGGCTGGATGGGTTCCTATGGGTGCCAGACGGGCCCCCCGGGCAGGGGCTCTTCGTCGACACCttccgcctcctgcaccccagccagccCTATGCCTTCACCTGCTGGCGCATCGACACCGGCGCCCGGCTCACCAACTACGGCACACGGCTAGACTACGTCCTGGCTGACCGGGCCCTGGCGCTGGCCGAGCTGCGGGACGCCCGCGTCCTGCCCGAGGTGCCCGGCTCCGACCACTGCCCCGTGCTGGCCGAGCTGGCGGCCACCTTCCTGCCGGCGCGCCGCTGCCCCCCGCTCTGCACCCGCCACATGCCTGAATTCGCCGGCACCCAGCAGAAGCTCAGCCGCTTTTTGGTCAGGGTGGAGCGGGGAGCGGGCGCGACGTGTCAGGcggccggggcggggaggggtagCTCCACACAGAGGGGGAGACGCCCACCCAGGGGGCAAGGGGACCTGCTGAGCTACTTCAGAGCCTCACAGGGCCAGCGCGGACAAGAGCTGGCCCAGGATGCCCCAGGGCACAGGACACAGGAGATGGCCCATGATGCACCAGGGCAGGGTGGACAACGGGAGCCCTGCAATGGCTTGGTGCCCAGGGAGCTGATGATGGGGCAGGCAGCAGGCACCCAGGACAGCTGCACGGCCCGCTGGCGTGCAGtgctgcccggcccggcccccccaccctgctgcccgGCCCATGGGCAGCCCTGTGCCCTGCGCACCGTCCGCAAACCGGGCCCCAACCGTGGGCGGCGTTTCTACGTGTGCGCCCAGCCCCCTGGGCGCCCCAGCGACCCCCGCGCCCGCTGCGACTTCTTCCGCTGGGCCAGCAAGGGGCGCTGA